The following coding sequences are from one Bradyrhizobium sp. 200 window:
- a CDS encoding helix-turn-helix domain-containing protein, whose amino-acid sequence MARAMEVVGDRWSILILREAYYGVKRFDEFEYYIGIAPNILSTRLKKFIDAGVMTRVPLPEHAGRYEYVLTEKGRDFFPAYLALKKWGDDWLAEPAGPQVVFRERAAGRPIEYPELRASGGKPLRLEDVEIVAGAGAVPFNRKRFGGDAADRAAAGPKAPISRRKRK is encoded by the coding sequence ATGGCCCGCGCAATGGAGGTGGTCGGTGACCGCTGGTCCATCCTGATCCTGCGCGAGGCCTATTACGGCGTGAAACGCTTCGACGAGTTCGAATACTATATCGGGATCGCTCCCAATATCTTGAGCACCCGGCTGAAGAAATTCATCGATGCCGGCGTCATGACGCGGGTGCCGCTGCCCGAACACGCCGGGCGATACGAATACGTCCTGACCGAGAAAGGACGCGATTTCTTTCCGGCCTATCTCGCGCTTAAGAAATGGGGTGACGACTGGCTGGCCGAGCCGGCAGGGCCGCAGGTCGTGTTCCGCGAACGCGCCGCCGGGCGCCCGATCGAATATCCGGAATTGCGGGCGAGCGGCGGCAAGCCGTTGCGGCTCGAGGATGTCGAGATCGTTGCCGGCGCGGGTGCTGTTCCATTCAACCGCAAGCGATTTGGCGGCGATGCCGCCGATCGTGCGGCGGCCGGCCCTAAGGCGCCCATTTCACGACGCAAGCGCAAATAA
- a CDS encoding tripartite tricarboxylate transporter substrate binding protein — protein MIAVHAGPAAMAQDYPSRPITIKVAFPAGGPADVSVRAANVILQRNLGQPVVAENVPGATGSISAMAVLKATADGYTLLGTTGSDFVTAPFTIAAAKYQPDSFGLLGVLGISDFVLVSSVAHSFGNIDDLIDYAKKPANKELTLGHWGKGSTAHIVGADFQVRAGTTFLEVPYRGAAPALSDMTGQHLDLTFAPLGGSTLELIQSGKIKAIAVTGEKRNPALPDVPTINESTRIKNFEYSIWSGLFAPPNTPEPVAARLTEALNEWVASPENLTRINLNASRRLEPMSAAQLAAFLRAGEIRRDHSLAQA, from the coding sequence GTGATCGCCGTGCATGCAGGCCCAGCCGCCATGGCGCAGGACTATCCCTCCAGGCCGATCACCATCAAAGTCGCATTTCCTGCCGGGGGACCTGCCGATGTCAGTGTCCGCGCGGCTAACGTCATTCTTCAACGCAATCTCGGCCAGCCTGTCGTGGCCGAGAACGTTCCCGGGGCCACCGGCTCGATCAGCGCAATGGCCGTGCTCAAGGCCACCGCGGACGGCTATACGCTGCTCGGCACGACAGGCTCGGACTTCGTGACTGCCCCCTTCACGATTGCAGCCGCGAAGTATCAACCTGACAGTTTCGGGTTGCTGGGTGTATTGGGGATTTCAGATTTCGTCCTAGTATCCAGTGTTGCCCACTCCTTTGGGAATATCGACGACCTGATCGACTATGCAAAGAAGCCGGCGAACAAGGAGCTAACGCTGGGACATTGGGGTAAGGGTTCGACGGCCCATATCGTTGGCGCCGACTTCCAGGTCCGGGCCGGAACCACGTTCCTGGAAGTCCCTTACAGGGGTGCCGCGCCCGCGCTGTCCGACATGACGGGCCAGCACCTCGATCTCACCTTTGCGCCGCTGGGCGGATCGACCCTCGAGCTGATCCAGTCCGGCAAGATCAAGGCGATTGCGGTAACCGGCGAAAAACGCAATCCCGCTCTACCGGATGTGCCAACTATCAACGAGAGCACACGGATAAAGAACTTTGAATATAGCATCTGGTCAGGACTGTTTGCTCCGCCCAACACACCCGAACCGGTCGCCGCGCGCCTCACCGAGGCGTTAAACGAATGGGTCGCAAGCCCCGAAAATCTCACAAGAATTAACCTCAACGCTTCGCGGAGACTGGAGCCCATGAGCGCGGCGCAGCTAGCCGCCTTCTTGAGAGCAGGAGAAATTCGGCGCGATCATTCGCTCGCTCAAGCTTGA
- a CDS encoding helix-turn-helix domain-containing protein has protein sequence MLDAVGDRWAVLILRDLSLGLSKYEDLRKSTDVTHATLSDRLKHLEENELIERRQYQSGPDRYEYLLTRKGRDVILVVQALAQVGDKWGITGDAGPPLKFINRNSGRQVKLALVDEKSGEVVRMRDVRPQAGPGADDLVRWRLTKFDQR, from the coding sequence GTGCTCGATGCCGTCGGCGATCGCTGGGCAGTTCTGATCTTGCGCGACCTGTCGCTGGGTTTGAGCAAATACGAGGATTTGAGAAAGTCGACTGATGTTACCCATGCCACCTTGTCCGACCGCCTCAAGCATCTTGAAGAAAATGAACTGATCGAGCGGCGGCAGTATCAGTCGGGTCCCGATCGTTACGAGTACCTCCTGACCCGAAAGGGCAGGGACGTCATCCTCGTCGTTCAGGCGCTTGCGCAGGTCGGGGACAAATGGGGAATTACCGGGGACGCCGGCCCCCCTCTCAAATTCATCAACAGGAACAGCGGACGCCAGGTGAAGCTGGCGCTCGTGGATGAGAAGTCAGGCGAGGTGGTCCGCATGAGGGATGTTCGGCCTCAGGCCGGTCCAGGCGCCGACGACCTGGTGAGGTGGCGGCTGACCAAGTTCGATCAACGATGA
- the grxD gene encoding Grx4 family monothiol glutaredoxin produces the protein MSVADFIRSEVNANEILLFMKGTPTAPACGFSAQVVRILDHLGVPFRSHDIYQSEELRQGIKDYSDWPTIPQLYVRGEFVGGCDIVTEMFRSGELQALLLKQPQAEQS, from the coding sequence ATGAGCGTTGCAGACTTCATTCGCAGCGAAGTGAACGCAAACGAGATTCTTCTGTTCATGAAGGGCACGCCGACGGCGCCGGCTTGTGGATTCTCTGCGCAAGTCGTCCGGATACTCGACCATCTCGGCGTTCCATTCAGATCGCACGATATCTACCAGTCCGAAGAGCTGCGCCAAGGTATCAAGGATTACTCGGATTGGCCGACGATTCCACAACTGTACGTCCGCGGCGAATTCGTAGGCGGCTGTGACATCGTGACGGAGATGTTCCGATCTGGGGAATTGCAGGCCCTTCTCCTGAAGCAGCCGCAAGCAGAGCAGTCCTGA
- a CDS encoding zinc-dependent alcohol dehydrogenase family protein — protein MKFLQMTKFGNPTEVVEVVEGDPPPPPAANEATVEVEYSPIGPAELLMIRGMYGIRPQPPAPLGNEAIGRVVAVGASVKSVKTGDRVAIPIGLPVWRQAITVAAADLIVLSAQADPQQLSMLRINPLTAALLLTEYVELGKDDWVIQNAGNSGVGRSVIAFAREFGLRSVSLVRRPELVDELKSAGADVVLVDGPDVVKQVAAATGKAKIKLGLDGVGGDSAHWVASCLTSNAKMVAYGGVSGKPAAVSPLNIIFKQVTLEGFWLFYPRFRDAHEKLAAHTRTAERLIAEGKLHVPVAGVYSLEQATQAIAHVQKGGKVLLKPN, from the coding sequence ATGAAGTTTTTGCAAATGACTAAGTTTGGCAATCCCACTGAGGTGGTTGAAGTTGTAGAAGGCGATCCACCCCCACCGCCGGCAGCAAATGAAGCCACGGTCGAAGTCGAATACTCACCGATCGGTCCCGCTGAACTTCTGATGATCCGTGGCATGTATGGGATCAGGCCACAGCCGCCGGCGCCGCTTGGGAACGAAGCTATTGGACGCGTTGTCGCCGTTGGAGCCTCGGTTAAAAGTGTAAAGACTGGCGATCGTGTCGCCATTCCGATCGGACTTCCCGTGTGGAGGCAGGCCATAACGGTCGCGGCCGCCGATCTCATCGTCTTGTCTGCGCAAGCCGATCCCCAACAGCTGTCAATGCTTCGGATCAATCCGCTGACAGCGGCATTGCTCTTAACCGAGTATGTCGAACTCGGCAAGGACGACTGGGTCATCCAGAACGCCGGCAATTCCGGTGTGGGACGCAGCGTCATTGCGTTTGCACGGGAGTTCGGACTGCGCTCGGTAAGCCTCGTACGCAGACCCGAACTCGTGGATGAGCTGAAGTCAGCCGGAGCTGACGTCGTCCTTGTCGATGGACCCGACGTTGTGAAGCAGGTCGCAGCGGCTACCGGCAAGGCTAAAATCAAGCTGGGACTTGACGGCGTGGGTGGCGACTCCGCGCACTGGGTTGCGTCTTGCCTAACGTCGAACGCCAAGATGGTCGCCTATGGCGGCGTCAGCGGAAAGCCCGCGGCCGTGAGTCCCCTGAACATCATTTTCAAGCAGGTGACGCTGGAAGGGTTTTGGCTGTTCTATCCGCGCTTTCGAGATGCACACGAAAAGCTTGCGGCTCATACGCGGACAGCCGAGCGACTGATCGCCGAAGGCAAACTGCACGTTCCGGTCGCCGGCGTTTATTCGCTCGAGCAGGCAACTCAGGCCATTGCGCATGTGCAAAAAGGCGGGAAAGTCCTTCTGAAACCCAACTAA
- a CDS encoding Rieske 2Fe-2S domain-containing protein, translated as MLTTPLPSSASAGALDFKWPAEGVARAPYRLFTDPEIYKLEQERIFRGRSWNYLCLDVEIPKAGDYRTTVIGETPIIVTRDHEGEVHAMVNRCAHKGALVCLKKQDNVASLTCVYHAWNYGLDGQLKGVAFRNGIRGQGGMPSDFDVAKHRLQPIRIENFCGIIFGTFSNEVEDVETYLGPDMAQFIKRNLDRPLRVLGTHSQTIHNNWKLYAENLRDSYHATLLHTFYTTFKVNRLDMDGGIILSDEKWHHVSFARRAKLQEAAEYSEAKVHSANYESALEGPGLLEAWEEFDDGITHSIQTVFPNMCIQFTLNSLAIRFFAPKGVDKTELFWVYLGYDRDTEEQSQMRIMQSNLTGAAGLVSLEDGCINEFVQRGTRNDPECSSFMEMGGRVAESERNSRATETAVRGFWQGYRGIMGF; from the coding sequence ATGCTTACGACACCGCTTCCGAGTTCTGCCTCTGCCGGGGCACTGGATTTCAAATGGCCCGCCGAAGGCGTCGCGCGTGCGCCCTATCGTCTCTTTACCGATCCGGAAATCTACAAGCTGGAGCAGGAGCGGATTTTCAGGGGGCGTTCCTGGAATTATCTTTGTCTGGACGTCGAAATCCCGAAGGCGGGCGACTATCGCACAACGGTGATCGGCGAAACGCCAATCATCGTGACCAGGGACCATGAGGGCGAGGTCCATGCGATGGTCAACCGCTGCGCTCACAAGGGCGCGCTGGTGTGCCTCAAGAAGCAGGACAATGTCGCGAGCCTTACCTGCGTCTATCATGCCTGGAATTACGGCCTCGACGGACAATTAAAGGGCGTCGCGTTTCGTAACGGGATACGCGGACAGGGTGGGATGCCAAGCGATTTCGACGTCGCCAAGCATCGCCTTCAACCGATCCGCATCGAAAATTTCTGCGGAATTATCTTCGGAACATTTTCCAACGAGGTCGAGGACGTCGAAACCTATCTGGGTCCCGACATGGCGCAGTTCATCAAGAGAAATCTTGATCGCCCGCTTCGTGTCCTCGGCACGCACAGCCAGACTATTCACAATAACTGGAAGCTATATGCCGAAAATCTGCGCGACTCATATCACGCAACCCTGCTCCACACCTTCTATACGACCTTCAAGGTAAATCGCTTGGATATGGACGGCGGGATCATCCTGTCCGATGAGAAGTGGCACCATGTGAGCTTCGCGCGCCGCGCCAAGCTGCAAGAAGCCGCCGAGTATTCCGAGGCCAAGGTCCATTCGGCCAACTATGAATCCGCTCTCGAGGGGCCGGGGTTACTGGAGGCTTGGGAGGAATTCGACGACGGCATCACCCACAGCATCCAGACCGTTTTTCCCAACATGTGCATTCAGTTCACACTGAATTCGCTCGCCATCCGCTTTTTTGCGCCGAAGGGAGTCGACAAGACCGAGCTGTTCTGGGTTTACCTCGGCTATGATCGCGACACCGAGGAACAATCGCAAATGCGTATCATGCAGAGCAATCTGACGGGTGCGGCAGGTCTGGTCTCGCTGGAGGATGGTTGTATCAACGAATTCGTCCAGCGCGGCACCCGCAACGATCCGGAATGCTCATCTTTCATGGAAATGGGGGGGCGGGTCGCCGAATCCGAGAGGAACTCTCGTGCGACGGAGACTGCCGTCCGCGGTTTCTGGCAGGGTTACCGCGGCATCATGGGATTCTGA
- a CDS encoding (2Fe-2S)-binding protein: MPEPDNRHVVTLEINGTRKTVAVEARKLLVHLIREDLGLTGTHVGCDTSQCGACTVEIDGLAIKSCTVLAVMADGASITTIEGLTDTGAELNPVQAAFHEHHALQCGFCTPGMVMSVRQLLKDQPNPSEHDIRHGLAGNICRCTGYHNIVRAIESLASKGDQP; encoded by the coding sequence ATGCCCGAGCCCGACAACCGTCACGTCGTAACCTTGGAGATCAACGGCACGCGCAAGACCGTCGCAGTGGAAGCGCGAAAATTGCTGGTCCACCTGATCAGGGAGGACCTTGGCCTCACTGGAACGCATGTCGGCTGCGATACTTCGCAGTGCGGCGCCTGCACCGTGGAGATCGACGGACTGGCGATCAAGTCCTGCACCGTGCTGGCCGTGATGGCTGACGGTGCGTCGATCACGACGATCGAGGGCCTGACCGACACAGGGGCCGAACTCAACCCGGTTCAGGCGGCGTTCCATGAACATCACGCGCTGCAATGCGGCTTCTGCACGCCGGGCATGGTGATGAGCGTGCGTCAGCTGTTGAAGGATCAGCCCAATCCGAGCGAGCACGACATCCGCCACGGCCTTGCCGGCAACATCTGCCGCTGCACCGGCTATCACAACATCGTCCGCGCCATCGAAAGCCTGGCATCGAAAGGCGACCAGCCATGA
- a CDS encoding xanthine dehydrogenase family protein subunit M has protein sequence MIPAAFDYARASSLAQAIDLLRDDPDGTKLLAGGHTLLPALKLRLASPELLVDIGGIAELKGIEISETGIRIGTLATHAELFASEPLYRELPIFRQTASLIADPQVRNRGTIGGSLANADPAADWPAVVVALQAEIEIVGPNGLRRVAARDFFIDIFSTVLEPDEILVSVHIPRPRTGMHFIYRKIRHPASGFAVVGIAVGVRLQEGAVDEISIGVTGAANHAFAGQRASDFLIGKTLSPDNIEQAAKLLSETTACLSDRYASAEYRANLIRIETRRALFALAS, from the coding sequence ATGATCCCCGCAGCCTTCGATTATGCCCGCGCGTCATCGCTCGCCCAGGCGATCGATCTGTTGCGCGACGATCCCGACGGAACAAAGCTCCTGGCTGGCGGCCATACCCTCCTGCCGGCGCTGAAGCTGCGGTTGGCGTCCCCCGAACTGCTGGTCGATATTGGCGGCATCGCCGAGCTCAAGGGAATCGAGATTAGCGAAACCGGCATCAGGATCGGCACACTGGCCACCCATGCCGAACTGTTTGCTTCCGAGCCCCTGTACAGGGAATTACCGATCTTTCGCCAGACAGCCAGCCTGATTGCCGATCCCCAGGTGCGTAACCGCGGCACGATTGGCGGCTCGCTCGCGAACGCCGATCCCGCGGCTGACTGGCCGGCGGTGGTGGTGGCGCTGCAGGCAGAGATCGAGATCGTGGGCCCGAATGGCCTCCGAAGGGTGGCGGCGCGGGACTTCTTTATCGATATCTTTTCGACTGTGCTGGAACCGGACGAAATTCTCGTAAGCGTCCATATCCCTCGGCCGAGGACTGGCATGCACTTCATCTATCGAAAGATCCGACATCCCGCGAGCGGCTTTGCGGTCGTGGGAATCGCGGTCGGCGTGCGGTTGCAAGAGGGGGCGGTTGACGAGATTTCCATCGGCGTCACCGGTGCAGCGAACCACGCCTTCGCCGGCCAACGCGCTTCCGATTTCCTGATCGGCAAGACACTTTCGCCGGACAACATCGAGCAGGCGGCAAAATTGCTAAGTGAGACCACCGCGTGCCTCTCCGACCGCTACGCTTCGGCGGAATACCGCGCGAATCTGATCCGGATCGAGACCAGGCGCGCGTTATTTGCGCTTGCGTCGTGA
- a CDS encoding tripartite tricarboxylate transporter substrate binding protein, whose amino-acid sequence MLAQALSEIWQQPVVIENKPGGGGNIGTQMAADAPADGYTYLVSSPGPITINPSLYKKLPFDPARDFVPVALLATVPIVLIVNPKVPASTLRELLDLAKHGTEELNYASSGIGSTHHLAAELFKKMSGAKLRHVPYRGAAPAMNDVIAGHVPILFDNLPTVIPQVQAGTVRALAVASPKRLSSLPDVPTFEEAGLVGFEASSWFGVLAPAKTPTDILSKVTADLERALSSPSIRKSFEVTGAEVGTVFGPDFGLFMKHENEKWGDVIKSSGAAIIE is encoded by the coding sequence ATGCTGGCGCAGGCGCTTAGTGAGATATGGCAACAACCGGTCGTCATCGAGAACAAACCTGGCGGGGGCGGAAATATCGGTACCCAGATGGCAGCTGACGCGCCGGCTGATGGGTACACCTATCTCGTCAGTTCACCCGGTCCAATTACCATAAATCCATCGCTCTACAAGAAGCTGCCGTTTGATCCGGCGAGGGACTTCGTGCCTGTTGCCCTGTTGGCAACCGTTCCAATCGTCTTGATAGTCAACCCAAAAGTGCCCGCCTCAACGCTCAGGGAGCTTTTGGATCTGGCGAAACACGGAACCGAAGAGCTCAATTACGCTTCGTCTGGAATTGGATCGACGCACCATCTGGCGGCCGAATTATTCAAGAAGATGTCGGGCGCCAAACTAAGGCATGTGCCGTATCGGGGTGCTGCGCCGGCGATGAATGATGTTATTGCAGGCCACGTCCCCATTCTTTTCGACAACTTGCCAACCGTCATCCCGCAGGTTCAGGCCGGCACCGTGCGCGCCTTGGCCGTTGCAAGCCCCAAGCGATTGAGCTCACTTCCCGATGTGCCGACATTTGAGGAGGCGGGATTGGTTGGTTTTGAGGCATCTTCTTGGTTCGGGGTGTTAGCTCCGGCGAAAACGCCAACCGATATCTTATCCAAAGTGACTGCTGACCTTGAGCGGGCTCTGTCGAGCCCGAGCATACGAAAGAGCTTCGAGGTGACAGGCGCGGAAGTAGGTACAGTGTTCGGTCCGGATTTCGGACTATTCATGAAGCATGAAAATGAAAAGTGGGGAGACGTTATCAAGAGCTCTGGCGCGGCAATCATAGAGTAG
- a CDS encoding nuclear transport factor 2 family protein, translated as MPSVIEEPVAQSSGDRYREAADLIAAYGHAMDDGEIDLWPQFFVPNGLYLITTKENHEAGLPIGIMRCVGRGMMIDRVRAFHTANIFEPHTYNHIIGYPTMSYDKATGCVTSRSNFQVIRIMETGRMDLYATGKYLDVIQEEGGSFKFKERVVVLDSRNVDILLVVPL; from the coding sequence ATGCCCAGCGTAATCGAAGAGCCGGTCGCGCAATCCAGTGGCGATCGATACCGCGAAGCAGCGGACCTGATTGCCGCCTATGGCCATGCAATGGACGATGGGGAGATCGATCTTTGGCCGCAGTTCTTCGTGCCGAATGGCTTGTATCTCATCACGACCAAGGAAAATCACGAGGCTGGCCTGCCTATCGGTATCATGCGGTGTGTCGGTCGTGGAATGATGATTGATCGGGTCAGGGCTTTCCATACCGCCAATATCTTCGAACCGCATACCTACAACCACATCATCGGCTATCCCACCATGTCGTATGACAAGGCGACCGGTTGCGTGACTTCGCGTTCCAACTTTCAGGTCATTCGCATCATGGAGACCGGCCGGATGGATCTGTATGCCACCGGAAAGTATCTCGATGTGATTCAAGAGGAGGGCGGTTCCTTCAAGTTCAAGGAGCGTGTCGTCGTCCTGGATTCGCGAAATGTCGATATCCTGCTCGTTGTCCCGCTCTAA
- a CDS encoding xanthine dehydrogenase family protein molybdopterin-binding subunit: MNDTTAIRLIGQPLKRQEDFKFLAGKGRYVDDVRLPGMLYMAVLRSPHAHAKIRNVDLSAAKVAPGVRLVLSGKALAGKIGPIVPNWVIPGSKVPFRPVVATDCVRFVGECVALVVAETLAEAYDAVGMIDVDYEVLPAVTDEEVAIREGAPQLHDNVPGNITTIYKVHGGDYQNAAREADHVIGLRVVNNRLIPTCMETRAIVASPEPDGTLTVYIGSQVPHMHRRWIAETVGIPEHQLRVVAPDIGGGFGAKMHLYPEDLLCPYLARELDAPVKWWESRSESHQSTSHGRAHTENIEVAFRNDGKILGLKVETLGNVGAYLSNMASGGPTVNTINFGTGTYKIDNYEAISRVVVTNTVPVDAYRGYGRPEGAYIAERAIDAVARHLKLDQVEVRRKNFVQPAEFPYRPYGSTGVMYDSGNYQGLLDKALAAFDYEGRRSECQALRGSGIYRGIGVAAYTHMCGMAPSRRLAVSGFDRGGWESARVSIDSSGRATIYSGSMSQGQGHITSLSQIAADVLQIPIEDIDIVQGDTRQVQAGHGTFNSRSMAVGGSSVHVSSQRIVAKAKKIAAGMLEVDEKDVSYSAGAFSVPGTDIAPVTFPKVARMAYVGHKLPDGVAPGLDETVFYDPTGMGSPSGVHLAYVEVDPETGIVDILDYVAVDDVGTLINPRLAAGQIHGGVVQGIAQALYEEVSYDPDNGQLLTGSLLDYAVPRAEHVPNIRSLFQQTPSPTNPIGVKGIGESGSIAAPPCMVHAVFDALSPFGIKHLDMPLTPPRVWAAVQQARMGAAQ; the protein is encoded by the coding sequence ATGAACGATACAACTGCGATCCGCCTTATCGGCCAGCCGCTCAAACGACAAGAGGATTTCAAATTTCTCGCCGGCAAGGGCCGGTACGTCGATGATGTCAGGTTGCCGGGCATGCTATATATGGCAGTACTGCGATCGCCGCACGCCCACGCCAAGATCCGAAACGTCGATCTGTCGGCAGCCAAAGTCGCACCGGGTGTTCGCCTTGTATTGTCCGGCAAGGCGCTCGCCGGCAAGATCGGCCCGATCGTGCCGAACTGGGTCATTCCCGGCAGCAAGGTACCGTTCCGTCCGGTTGTCGCGACCGATTGCGTTCGCTTTGTCGGCGAGTGCGTGGCACTCGTGGTGGCGGAAACGCTGGCTGAAGCCTATGACGCCGTCGGCATGATTGACGTCGATTACGAGGTGCTCCCCGCCGTCACCGATGAAGAAGTCGCGATCCGGGAGGGCGCACCGCAGCTCCATGACAACGTTCCGGGCAATATCACCACGATCTACAAAGTACACGGCGGCGACTACCAGAACGCCGCCCGCGAGGCCGATCATGTCATCGGCCTGCGGGTCGTCAACAACCGCCTGATCCCCACGTGCATGGAAACGCGCGCGATCGTTGCTTCGCCTGAGCCGGACGGCACCTTGACGGTTTATATCGGCAGTCAGGTTCCCCACATGCACCGACGCTGGATCGCCGAGACGGTCGGTATTCCCGAGCATCAATTGCGAGTGGTCGCACCCGATATCGGAGGCGGCTTCGGGGCCAAGATGCATCTGTATCCGGAGGACCTGCTCTGCCCCTATCTCGCGCGCGAACTTGACGCACCGGTCAAGTGGTGGGAGAGCCGCTCCGAGAGCCATCAATCGACCAGCCATGGTCGCGCCCATACGGAAAATATCGAGGTAGCGTTCAGGAACGACGGCAAGATTCTCGGCCTGAAGGTTGAGACGCTCGGCAACGTCGGCGCCTACCTGTCGAACATGGCGAGCGGCGGTCCGACCGTGAATACCATCAACTTTGGAACCGGCACTTACAAGATAGACAACTATGAGGCTATTTCCCGCGTCGTCGTGACCAATACCGTGCCGGTTGATGCCTATCGCGGCTATGGGCGGCCCGAAGGCGCTTATATTGCCGAGCGCGCGATCGATGCGGTGGCACGCCACCTCAAGCTCGACCAGGTCGAAGTGCGGCGGAAGAATTTCGTTCAACCGGCGGAATTTCCCTATCGGCCCTACGGCAGCACGGGCGTCATGTACGACAGCGGCAATTACCAGGGACTGCTCGACAAGGCGCTCGCGGCTTTCGACTATGAAGGCCGCCGCAGCGAATGCCAAGCCTTGCGCGGAAGCGGCATCTATCGCGGCATTGGCGTTGCCGCCTATACGCATATGTGCGGGATGGCACCATCACGCCGGTTGGCCGTGAGCGGATTCGACCGAGGCGGCTGGGAAAGCGCGCGGGTCAGCATCGACTCCAGCGGACGAGCCACGATCTATTCGGGCTCGATGAGCCAGGGACAAGGCCATATCACGTCGTTGTCGCAGATCGCTGCCGATGTGTTGCAGATTCCGATTGAAGACATTGACATCGTACAGGGCGACACGCGCCAGGTACAGGCCGGCCACGGCACCTTCAATTCCCGTTCGATGGCGGTCGGCGGATCCAGCGTGCACGTGTCCTCCCAACGCATTGTCGCAAAGGCGAAGAAGATCGCGGCGGGCATGCTGGAAGTGGACGAGAAGGACGTTTCCTATTCGGCCGGCGCGTTCAGCGTGCCCGGTACCGATATCGCGCCGGTAACCTTCCCGAAGGTGGCCCGCATGGCCTATGTCGGGCATAAACTGCCGGATGGCGTCGCGCCGGGCCTTGATGAGACGGTGTTTTACGACCCGACCGGCATGGGTTCGCCGTCAGGCGTCCACCTCGCTTATGTCGAAGTCGATCCGGAGACCGGGATCGTCGATATCCTCGACTATGTCGCGGTCGACGACGTCGGCACGCTGATCAATCCCCGTCTCGCGGCCGGCCAGATCCATGGCGGCGTCGTGCAGGGCATCGCACAAGCGCTCTATGAAGAGGTCAGCTACGATCCTGACAATGGGCAGCTACTGACCGGTTCGCTGCTCGATTATGCCGTTCCGCGCGCCGAGCATGTGCCGAACATCCGATCGCTATTCCAGCAAACTCCCTCGCCGACCAATCCGATCGGCGTCAAGGGCATCGGCGAGAGCGGTTCGATTGCCGCCCCGCCTTGTATGGTTCATGCCGTGTTTGATGCCTTGTCACCGTTCGGTATCAAACATCTGGACATGCCGCTGACGCCGCCACGGGTCTGGGCGGCGGTGCAACAAGCGCGCATGGGAGCGGCCCAATGA
- a CDS encoding LysR substrate-binding domain-containing protein, with product MELRRLKYMSVLAEELHFGKAAVRLGVAQPALTQQIQALERELGVELFYRTKRSVKLTVAGRVTLNEAIRTLQQAEKTVLVARQAGRGELGHIEIGYVGSAIFTGVLSKAISRFREANPLVEFRLNEIGIVQQLDDVSSSRLDLGILRLPVKSLPPDLAIVSLHREPIILAIPRGHRLARQKSVTLEALKSEPFVAVQIQEGSGFNAQVAQICAKGGLSPQITQRAGQFTALAGLVAGGLGVAFVPDSLRHLQIADVVYRPLAKINQHSDLAMVYRKLERAPAVIAFVDQLRRSARPATVNRP from the coding sequence ATGGAACTGCGTCGCCTGAAATACATGTCAGTTCTGGCCGAGGAATTGCATTTTGGAAAGGCCGCCGTGCGTCTCGGCGTCGCGCAGCCGGCGCTCACGCAGCAGATTCAGGCACTCGAGCGCGAACTCGGCGTCGAACTCTTCTATCGGACGAAAAGGTCGGTCAAGCTCACCGTCGCCGGCCGGGTCACGTTGAACGAGGCGATCAGGACCCTCCAGCAAGCCGAGAAGACTGTGCTGGTGGCGCGTCAGGCGGGCCGGGGCGAACTGGGACATATCGAAATTGGATATGTGGGTTCAGCCATCTTCACCGGCGTTCTGTCGAAAGCAATTTCCCGCTTTCGCGAAGCCAATCCTCTCGTGGAGTTTCGCCTAAACGAGATCGGGATTGTTCAGCAATTGGACGACGTCAGCAGTAGTCGGCTTGATCTTGGTATCCTGCGTCTTCCGGTGAAATCACTGCCGCCCGACCTAGCGATCGTATCGCTGCACCGCGAGCCGATCATATTGGCGATACCGCGCGGGCACCGGCTCGCGCGGCAAAAGAGCGTGACGCTAGAAGCATTGAAGTCCGAGCCGTTCGTTGCCGTCCAGATCCAGGAGGGAAGTGGTTTCAACGCGCAAGTTGCCCAGATATGCGCCAAGGGCGGATTGTCGCCGCAAATAACTCAACGCGCGGGACAATTCACGGCTCTGGCAGGTCTGGTTGCTGGCGGTCTCGGCGTGGCGTTCGTGCCGGACTCGCTTCGTCATCTGCAAATTGCCGATGTGGTGTATAGGCCGTTGGCAAAGATCAATCAGCACTCCGATCTGGCGATGGTCTATCGCAAGTTGGAGCGGGCGCCAGCGGTCATCGCTTTTGTTGATCAGTTGAGGAGATCGGCGCGTCCAGCGACCGTGAACCGCCCCTGA